From a region of the Triticum aestivum cultivar Chinese Spring chromosome 7D, IWGSC CS RefSeq v2.1, whole genome shotgun sequence genome:
- the LOC123166703 gene encoding histone H3.3: MARTKQTARKSTGGKAPRKQLATKAARKSAPTTGGVKKPHRYRPGTVALREIRKYQKSTELLIRKLPFQRLVREIAQDFKTDLRFQSHAVLALQEAAEAYLVGLFEDTNLCAIHAKRVTIMPKDIQLARRIRGERA, from the coding sequence ATGGCGCGTACGAAGCAGACCGCCCGGAAGTCCACCGGCGGCAAGGCGCCCCGCAAGCAGCTGGCCACCAAGGCGGCGAGGAAGTCGGCGCCGACCACGGGCGGCGTGAAGAAGCCCCACCGCTACAGGCCCGGCACCGTGGCGCTGCGCGAGATCCGCAAGTACCAGAAGAGCACGGAGCTGCTCATCCGCAAGCTGCCGTTCCAGCGCCTGGTGCGGGAGATCGCGCAGGACTTCAAGACGGACCTCAGGTTCCAGAGCCACGCCGTGCTGGCCCTCCAGGAGGCCGCCGAGGCGTACCTCGTCGGGCTCTTTGAGGACACCAACCTCTGCGCCATCCACGCCAAGCGCGTCACcatcatgcccaaggacatccaGCTCGCCCGCCGCATTCGCGGGGAGCGCGCATAG